DNA from Peromyscus leucopus breed LL Stock chromosome 3, UCI_PerLeu_2.1, whole genome shotgun sequence:
ccaagtgagtttcaggaaaggcgcaaagctacacaagagaaaccctgtctcgaaaaaccaaaaaaaaaaaaaaaaaaaaaaaaaaaacaagaagacagTGAGGGCTTGCAATATGATCCTGAGTAATCTGAGGATTAAAAACTCCATCTAATGAGAAACTTTTTAGGACAAGTTCTTTTAAATGTGCCTCTACCCCGTGATAACAGAGATTCCATGGAGACCTGTCAGAGACGGAGAAAAGTAGGCACCATCAAATCCATTTACTGAGAGGAAGACATTTCAGATCATTCTGGAAAATGTCTCCCTGCAGGTTGATGGGGGATCAAAGCCTCAGGATTAGGAACTTTGTAAATCACTCTCCACTGTGTAATCACCTCTTGCATTTCATTGTTTATAACATGTGTAAAGGTGGACTTAGAACTCAGAGTACAGGTGTTATAGCCCTATTTATGCAATTTTTCTTGAAGAATTGGACAGTGATTAAGAAAATGAACTTTATTCATTTGCCAGTTCATCACACAAATTGCTTATTTTCTTGAATCATGCTGGAATTCATTGAGGCCATATGAAAGTGGAATGACTCTGAATCTTTAGGGATAAAATATATAGAcatatttgtgtgttcatgtattcATATGTgaacatatgtataaatattttacagCCTTTCTCTACAGTATTTACCTTTAATTTATCTTGGTTCTTGGACAGATACAAAAAAAAGCCCAATGGCTGAGTGTAAAGagtgaactcacaaaaatcttaTCTCATAAATTTAACATTTAATAGAAAATTACTCAAATTGATTAACAAATAATTTGATGGATGTGATACTCAAAGAATGATCCATAAGAGTGTGTTCTAATGGCTCTAATTTAGAATTCAGAATATGGTTAGACTtctttttgctttagtttttcaaGAATGCATTCCTCCAAagggagatggaaacagaaatCTGGTGTGACTGCTGACCTCATTATACTTTCCCTGATATGATGCCACAGGCTTTATAACTTGTCACCTTGAAGTACCAGTTATTTTTGTTTAAGTGATAACACCTTCCTTCTGTTGTATGAGGTGGGCTAGCCACTGAGCACTTCCATCATTTCTAGTGCAGGATGGAGCAATCATTTCCAAATTACCCACTTACACCGACCTAAGTACCCAGTAGAAAAGTCCCCTGGTTTAGCCATCTGAGATTCTGCATTGTCCCCAAGACAACTTAAGAATTAATCGAGTGCTCTGTATTTTCTGTCATAATACTTCTAGTGACTTTCGAGTTTACTCTGTCTTGGTTTTGTGCCATCTTTATAATCTGTTTGAGGAACTAATTatctacaatatattttgatcttttGGGCAAGTTATTATCTATCTTTCTAATAGgatttccattatttttctttttaagaagatTTACCCAAAAGGCACTACCTTTAATAGTTACTTTTGTGGAAATATATGCAAGTATAGAACTTCTTGCTGTTTGATAaatgtctatatttcttttttctattcattttaaataggCCAGGCTCTTCCCCTTTCATATTCCAATAAAAGGCCCCATAAACAAATGTTTGGTGTTACATTGGTAAGTACATTTGTTCTTCATatcaatatttcaaatatattcattttctcttttctctcccttctttttatGTCTTCGGCTGCAAAGATTTCTACCATATATGAAGAAGcagttatttaatttttcaactGTATTGATGACATGAAGAATGGAAATATTGTGAGGAATAAGAAAAAATGGGCTAGAAGTGCTTTACCTGCCTGAAGtgaaatgcatgtatgtattcagGGAATGTAGATGCCTCTCCCCAGGTCGGAGTAAGAGATGCTCTTTTTTCAGTGTGCCAAAGATTACATCTTCACATCATTATCAGGTAGAGGCCACCTCCTGCcctgtgagttttatttttagaaacccATAGTTACAGTAGATGTAAGTGATAGTTTTATAATTATAAGGATATTAAATTATACACCAAATAGATGACAGTTTACAAGTAATGCAAGAAGCAAAACTTTTATGGGCTAGGAActcttttcaataaatatttgaaattaaatggGTGATAACTTGGCTTACCCTcataaaatttatcttttctgAGCCTCATGCTTTTTATTTCTGAACACAATGAAGTTTCTGAGTAGTAAAGAAAACTTAATGTTTTAGTGCTTATAATGTTTGAAAGAATTATTAATATGTAAAAAATGTTATTATATGGATAATTTATTTTGCATTATCAAATACTAATAGTATCTTTTGTATGCTTTCTAATACAAAATTGAAATATTCTCAATTCCTGATGCTATTGATTCATACAGGCAATCTTGATACAGTAATATATGAAGTGAAGCAAAATGATCTTTCACAGAATTTCAGCAGTTGTAAAGTTACTTTTTGTAGTTGTTTTCTGCTTGTGTTAATAGGAATAGCTGTTAGGCTCTATGAAAATATGTCAAAAGAAATTATTCTTAATCAATGGTTCATTTTACTGACATTTTAATATTACCTGACAAATGAAACTGAAATTCACATTCATTACCACTCACTCATCAAATACTTCAAACATAGGGTCTTCTCTTGCTTCTTCATATTGGCGATGTGCCAGACTGTTTTCTTTTACCAGTTTTAGCATTAGTTGACTACTTATCTCAAACCACTCTTTAATACTTCCTAACATTTTCTTCCATCAGACCATTTTAATTTGCTCTAATTTTTTTCCAGGAACAAGTTCTTAAAATGCTCCCATTTCTATTATGACAATTccgtttgtatttatatatgagtTACATTTGGACTTGGCACCATTATTTTAAACCTTATAGTAATGGGAGAGATGATATTAATGCATTGTTCTGTAGGTTGTGACAATTTGCATTATTTATTCATAAGATGAGTTGTAATAACTATTAGTTCAAGTGTACTGACATATTTAAGGCCTCTTTCATACTATTTAACTGTTGCATCTGGCTGGAGCAAGAGTGATGGAAAAGATCTTGACCTTGTAGCACTGGTTGGATTAAAGGATTCAAGTGGAAAATAGAAGTTGTGGCTGGATTTAAATGCGGACCAAACAATGTGGGGATAAACGCTGCAGGAGGCAGTGCCTGAAAAGCCATATGCGATGGGTGGAAGGGGGCCGCAGTCACTAAATGCAGGGGATGTCCTAGCAAAGTGGGGTGTGCAGGGATAATGGTTGGAGCCATGgttgaaaatgaaaaaggagtCAAATGTGGCTGTGGCAGTGGGTGCAGATGAGCGATAGAGAGGGGACTGCTGTGGGAGCTTATGGAAGCAGAAACAGCGAAATGCTGCAGAAATGTGTGGTGGATGGTGGTGATGGATGTGTGCTGGTGGACCGGAACTGGCTGCGCAGCTGAGGGCGGAGAGAAGGCAGTGGGCCCTGCAGCAGGCAACACGCGGAGATGCTTCGACAGCAGCTGCTTCTGCATGTGCTGCTGGGCTTGCAGCTGGAGGAGCTTGTACTTATCTATTTCATCGGGAGAAAATGTTATGGGCTGTTGAATTAAAGGGGGGGAGAAAGATTTATGACACATTTCTAATTCATCTTCCACTTTGTCATGGTTCTGCATAGTTCTGTCATAGTAAGAGTTTATATTCCCCTCTACGTGATTCATAGACATGCTTACATCTTGTAAGTCTAGATTTATCTGGTCCTCTTTGGTCTCTGTTGAATCAGTTACACCAGTATATCTATTAGATGGAAAAGCACCAAGGAAATCATTTGGTACTGGGTCACAGCTTCCATGAAAAGGCTGGACTTCACTAATTGAAGATTTAGATTGCTCTTTTGTTGTCTGGTTCTTATTTCTGCTTAAAGGCTGGGAATTCATTGCTGCATGCTTTATGCCTTTGGAGAGATAATTATCACATTCAGTGTCTGGTAaaacagtaaaattatttttttgtgagCTTTTGATTTTGTCTTTGTCAGAAGTCTTATGAATTACGATGCCTTTATCATTTCTCCTTTTGCCCATCTGTTGTCTCTTCTCTGAAAAAGGCAATGATGTTCTGTTACGGCTTGGTGGTCCAGGTTGAATTGTGTGTTGGATTTGTGAATGAGCCTCTGATTCTCTTAAACCACTGTTTGAAGAGAACTCAAACTTTGTTGATTGCTCCTGACACTTCTTGGCTTTCACTCTTTCTAAAAGACCCTTGGCTGTCAGGGAAGGCCCTTCTCCATCTGGAATGTGTGACTGCGTGGTTTCTGAAGGGCCACCTACACAGCCCCTGAGAAGGTAATTGAGAGTGCTGGGGTTGCATTGTCTGCACTTGACTTTTCCCACATCACAAATGTGAAGGCTGGCAAAAGACTTTTGgcttctcttgtttttgtttaagcAGTAACCTCTCTGTCTCAAATACGAGCCTGATTTGCTGTGCTGAGGTCCTGGGCCATTAAAGGGCTTTTCACTATTTCTATCAAGGGAAACCTGTGAACTGGAATCACAATGGAAAATTCTTGTGGGTTTGGGCCCCGCAAATTGATGAGTTTTGCCCAGTTTATATCTTTCTCTGCAATGACAGTTTCTGTGTTTTGACTGTTTTTTAGTTTTAAGTGAGTCCCGCAGTTTGCCATTCCCGTCTTTCTGGGTTTCTGACTGAGGACAGTTAGTGCTTATTGGCACGTCAGACAAGCAGAGGCAATTGTGCTTTCTGTGTTTCCACATGTGCCTTTCGACTGAGGCACACTCTGTCTTGCAAACGTAGAGCAAACGACGGCTCCCACTGCTGCTGGACCGATGATTTGAACACATGTTTCTCCAGCTGGACATGTTTCTGGGAGAGTCTTCCCTTGTTCTGGGACGGTCACCCAGAGGTGGCTTTGGAGAACATCTGTCAATACTTGGTCTCCCACTCATAGAAACCCTGCTGGCCATGCTAATGTTGCAGCTATTTAAACTCTCACTGATCCCCTTCGAATGTTCACTGTGACCCTCTGATGTATAAAGACTACAATTCCAAGTATCTTGGTTTTCTCCTTCAAACTCTGAATGTGGACTGCAGGGATTCAGTTTATGCTTTTTAGTCCTAGAGATGTGAAGAGAGCATGAGAGACCCTCCTGAGCATTATTTAGAATGGCCCTTTTGCAGCTTCGGCAGTGGATGTTTGAAGGTTCCTTCAATTCAATGTCATCAACATTATCTTTTCTTATGCCATCCTTTAGAGACAGATTAAAGCAAGCAGGCACTTCAGGACTTTTCATTTCCAAGTCTCGTAGACTATCATGTTCACTTGTACTAGAATCAGAATCATTGTAGCCCAAATTGTATTGTCTCTGGAACTTTTCCCAATCTGGGTTAGCTATAATCATCTTTGGCTTCAGAGATTGATTACCTTGGGtcgttttttgttgttctttaattAAACCTGAGACTTGGCTCTCTGTTTTTGGCTTCATTTCCAAagcctccttctccatttctgtttttacATTCTCTGAATTATGTTCGTCCTTTGTGTTTCGAGAAAGTTTGAAATCAAAATACAATGGATTACAGCCATAGGATATGCAAGGTTCTGTTCTGGTAAAGAACAGAAGTTCTGTAGGCCACTGTAGAGTGGTGTGGCCATCCTTGCTCTGTACATGAAGGAAAGGCAATGATTTGGATTTTAGATCACGTGGACAACGTTCTCTGCAGTGCCTTTGCACATTGTTGCTAACTCTTTCTGATTCGTCTAAAGACTTTGCTCGGTCTTCCATTCTGGAGTTAGAATTCAGATGTGCTCTCATCTTTTGTTCACTTGGTCCTGAAGGCAAAAACTCATCCAGACTTCCACACCAACTGTTATCACCATGCTTGCAAATGTGTACTGGACTGGAGGATTCATTTGCTTGGCATGGTTGATTAATGCAGTTTTCTGAAGTATCCTTCAGTGCATTCccgatttctttctctctgctggaAAGAGtaaaatctctttctgaaagatGGAGGTTAGGGTTAGAGAAAGAAGCATGAATGCCTGATGAATCTTTCAGCCTCTCATTAagatattcatttttgttttgtgacacttTAGAGTTCATCGAGAAGGTGTTGTTTAAAACACCTTCCAGATGGCTGGGTGAGATAACACCTTCTTCCTTAGTAAGGTGTGGATCATCATTTGCAAACCTGCAACACATGCATTTCTCTACTCTTTGTTTGACTTTAAAGGTAGGCGACTTGTTACAATCATGGGTGTCCTCTGTGTTCTCGCTGAAAACTGAGGCTGAGGATTCTAATTTTAGATAGgctttttttgaaaatgaaaatgaaactccTGTCCTGTGGTTTGCATTGCTGAGATCGGAAGATGTTTGTGTGATCCTGTTTCCAAACAGGAACCGCCTGTCTGGCTGTAGCTGCTGACGGTTTGGTGTGGTGAATCGCTGCTTGTCCACAGTGCTTCTGGGGAGGCTCTTTCCCTTGAGGAGAAGGGCACTCTTCATGCAGGAGACCTTTCTGCCATTCTTAACCTGGAAAATTCCCTGCTGGAGCTGCTTTTCCATTGCTATCCTGGGGGCTTTGTATGCTGGTCCATTTCCAGAAACACTGTAAATATAGTGAATATTTAAATGAGTAGGACATTAGCATTGGAATCAAATCTATATGCAAACAACATTCCATAGTATTTCTACAATGAGTTGCTTTAATATTTATTGGTGAACGTTATTTTCTACAAAATCACCATTTTATCATGCACATACAAGTCAGTATAACTGTTGTATGGCTATATTGAAATGCTCTGTTTAATTCTGttatttagaaatgtaaaaaGCAATAACAAGTAACTATCTTATTTGAAAGctacaaaacaaagtaaaatagagCATTTACATCACAATATATTCCTCATAACCTGTGATCTTTAGAAATGCAGATTTAATATGTTTCATAGTCTTCTAACCAGTACTTTCATGTTcgataagaaataaaaatttgcaaAGTGTAAAAATAGTTTCAATTTGATTTTTGGCATCTTCAGCACTCAATATTTAACCCTTCAACATCAAAAGTCCTTCCCGTTTACTTCTGTTGAAGCAGGGTGCCTAGTCATTACTCTTGTCAGCAGCTACCTAATGAGTGCAGCAGCAAGAAGCTGATGTGCTTCAAGCAGGCTCAGTGTTCCCAGGGATTTTCCTGTAGCTTCCCTTGCTTCTTACTCACGAGAACAACTTTATGCCAACTGTGCATTCTCTGTCTTTTGAGGTTTTTCAAGATTGTTGATTTTGCTGAAGTTCATTAATGAtttaaacagaaagcagaaaataaacatacatagaCAGGAACTTTGAGGTTAAAATTAGGCTTTTCACACCCTATCTGCTACCTCTTCCCTACAGTAATGCTGATGCTGACTGAGGAAAAGCAGCTACTACATCACTTTTCCAACAGTTTATTTGAAATGCCATTCTGTTGCTTTTCCCGTGTGTCTGGACGGACATCTAACTTGTGTTGTCTATCTTAGATCTTCATTATTACTCATCATTTGTTTCTTGGctataaaacattaaaacttaCACCCTTAAAACATATCATTTAAATTCTGAAGGACTGTGTTTTCAATACCTATCCTTATACCCACACAAAAATGTACTTCTCAGTCTTCCTCAAAGAATCTTCTTTTTGTAACAGATGGAGATGATTACAGAAATTCATACCTGgtcaaaattcagaaaataagtgGCCCTGGGGTACTGAGCTCAATTTGATACACCTACAACCCAACACCTACACTcagggaatatcacagaagacAGAGTATagagagccagaggatcagggcacatgctgtgggatagtgtcttctagacatgatagAGAAACTGTTTCCATGAAATCTCAGCACTATGGCTGCATGAATAAGCCCTGTATAATGACagcagttgacatgccaacatggatggagAAAATTTCACAAGACTCCACCTTAGGTAAAGAGATACAGGCAATCACTGACTTCTGAAAAGGGGAGAATccattttctgaaaggaaaactcCCCTGATGTGTTATCCAATGCCAGGTCATCAGCCCTAAACATAAGTACacaggaacaacatgtaatggacTCAGGATGAATGTTGGTACTCTACTGCTTGTAATCTCTTGTTTTAGTTGAAGGATAATTTTTGGTATCCAAAGTTTGCCTTACCCACACCATTGCATCTTTACAATACTACAACCTGTTATTTTATCTGCCCTTATGAATTTTAACTTATAAACTATAATTTTAGCCATTATTTATTTCACTATTATTTGAGATTATCTGTTCTCATCAGCGGCCGGGTAAAGATTTATAACGATGGTATATTCCATTATTGTAaggaaatcaaatttaaaaattttataaaacagtGACTTTTCCTTAATTGTTTCATAGTGAGGATTATGTATCCACCCTCTCTGTTACAATAATCTCCTTGCTTTGATAATTTCACCATGCTTTTCAAAAAGGTCCATTTAATGTCACTAATGGAGAGAAGTATTCAAACACAATGTGTGGGCTATTGAATGCTATTTCAACCCAAACAAAAAGATCAAAAAGTTTTATTGAAGTTTTATTGGAACCTGGACGGAGAAGGACAAGGAATGACGAAATTGTGACTCTCAATTTTGTTTTCGTGACAAGCAGATATCTCTCCACATTTGTGACATTTTTTAGATTAAGCACTATC
Protein-coding regions in this window:
- the Znf804b gene encoding zinc finger protein 804B, with amino-acid sequence MACYLVISSRHLSNGHYRGIKGVFRGPLCKNGSPSPDFAEKEKSTAKALEDAKANFYCELCDKQYHKHQEFDNHINSYDHAHKQRLKELKQREFARNVASKSWKDEKKQEKALKRLHQLAELRQQSECVSGNGPAYKAPRIAMEKQLQQGIFQVKNGRKVSCMKSALLLKGKSLPRSTVDKQRFTTPNRQQLQPDRRFLFGNRITQTSSDLSNANHRTGVSFSFSKKAYLKLESSASVFSENTEDTHDCNKSPTFKVKQRVEKCMCCRFANDDPHLTKEEGVISPSHLEGVLNNTFSMNSKVSQNKNEYLNERLKDSSGIHASFSNPNLHLSERDFTLSSREKEIGNALKDTSENCINQPCQANESSSPVHICKHGDNSWCGSLDEFLPSGPSEQKMRAHLNSNSRMEDRAKSLDESERVSNNVQRHCRERCPRDLKSKSLPFLHVQSKDGHTTLQWPTELLFFTRTEPCISYGCNPLYFDFKLSRNTKDEHNSENVKTEMEKEALEMKPKTESQVSGLIKEQQKTTQGNQSLKPKMIIANPDWEKFQRQYNLGYNDSDSSTSEHDSLRDLEMKSPEVPACFNLSLKDGIRKDNVDDIELKEPSNIHCRSCKRAILNNAQEGLSCSLHISRTKKHKLNPCSPHSEFEGENQDTWNCSLYTSEGHSEHSKGISESLNSCNISMASRVSMSGRPSIDRCSPKPPLGDRPRTREDSPRNMSSWRNMCSNHRSSSSGSRRLLYVCKTECASVERHMWKHRKHNCLCLSDVPISTNCPQSETQKDGNGKLRDSLKTKKQSKHRNCHCRERYKLGKTHQFAGPKPTRIFHCDSSSQVSLDRNSEKPFNGPGPQHSKSGSYLRQRGYCLNKNKRSQKSFASLHICDVGKVKCRQCNPSTLNYLLRGCVGGPSETTQSHIPDGEGPSLTAKGLLERVKAKKCQEQSTKFEFSSNSGLRESEAHSQIQHTIQPGPPSRNRTSLPFSEKRQQMGKRRNDKGIVIHKTSDKDKIKSSQKNNFTVLPDTECDNYLSKGIKHAAMNSQPLSRNKNQTTKEQSKSSISEVQPFHGSCDPVPNDFLGAFPSNRYTGVTDSTETKEDQINLDLQDVSMSMNHVEGNINSYYDRTMQNHDKVEDELEMCHKSFSPPLIQQPITFSPDEIDKYKLLQLQAQQHMQKQLLSKHLRVLPAAGPTAFSPPSAAQPVPVHQHTSITTIHHTFLQHFAVSASISSHSSPLSIAHLHPLPQPHLTPFSFSTMAPTIIPAHPTLLGHPLHLVTAAPFHPSHMAFQALPPAAFIPTLFGPHLNPATTSIFHLNPLIQPVLQGQDLFHHSCSSQMQQLNSMKEALNMSVHLN